In Williamwhitmania sp., a genomic segment contains:
- a CDS encoding LamG domain-containing protein encodes MKEQVQQTGVRKWFGDDLVSLQVETLDAFQSFLQDLGPVIIQGLSIDGSNLGSGVVAISHADGYKVARFAGLADVAQWPVYVFIEKIVETREYGDTQVKPVSNTYRATFAYEQPAVPFLTINQNGNNAFYLDTILADAAKLSKANRFAESQRFDKKVGIGKDADAGTMLDVNGLTQLMQVLLQSFSSSDFVAGMNGQGFSLDENGRMEIKSLLVRNDMTVFELIVQKLRSVGGMLIVSVANGQIKEVEAITGGYRCTLDKTTEMQNPFVVGDLVKCQMFNGNVKYYWRKVVAVDTDTIDLSDTDKDGTGVPEAGDTIVQLGHSTDVTRQNAIVIDATAIPKIDILQGISGFSLTNKVTTRLGDMTDFGMTGMGLYTNNAKFTGYSEKTEVDAIAAGLQAQIDGTISSWFFDYEPTLDNVPAVNWGDAQVMEIHLGDLFYWTSMGYAYRFQKVGSVFSWARIADTDITLALANAASAQASANTANALLADIASDGKLTPNEKQSTKKEWAIIQAEFSGVESAADNLSLIYDDYDDAYYALNAYIIPLLANMTTTSVIDAATFNGMFSTYYTRKLEILNAISAAINLTASAALNQANAVFPSDEGLVAHWSFDDDPIIPDGSTPAYLSADKWVKGLDGWSGNSGVAVSVELGAIKADNPNNDNGASIERGWSESLRGKSAIIKVRSKNPILSFCYYSGSDLVHPENPVVIDQYNWFVRLDNIQVNSFPYLFFYVNNGVVGETAWFDLIWIGNVSFASEVRDNSGNGNTLSAANGSIAAPSGVSGNSRRFNGTEYLSTDSTKFRLPAFSFSVWFNSPGMAAGQTAGGIWANTFFCRLFQQPNGTISWWLCDGASWYDVYSTKTLFGSWHHAACIFDGTTMYLYIDGILHAYRTATLQYHSNEFFVGYDPNDVPYHFNGLLDEARFYSRALNSNEVLGLYKYVTKGKAVSADIEASYLKKAFSEDTSITGGVVASTLLKVGATNSNGDWTEQAGINGAGTGADTPRVYAGGSLQDAINRVAGNTSKPMSVITEGGAIYTDSGEIAGAEITPEGIEKEQSISDGGATFTGKFKLDFVNQLINFLRDGSSKLLLSAKKLTSGIPTPTNINVGSGTWQNEVLLNANPYTSIMGTIVYAASGAYDTTAVFSMRVDAPEPGATETRVIAVSLSVMLKIWATDSSGNKLYLLASKSVYLNIADENAHQLTVKSNFTVENATYVRHEIYIQYSDTSYIYYAGPHGVGSYNNPILCSVYLDQGTVSHAGNTENFEIGYSGLRILAQNLWFYFNTKDTDSKHLRIRGNAELINKMATQTLTFGNGGLAVNRLTVAGLLCSIRDTAGAYSMLAADKDKTCINCINTSGSITVTLPDMNATEVVDGQTIYYNDGRVLLVTTNTQGVSVVPVSGQTVRNTSSVSLSYNTGFMFIADRARLNWLIVGVG; translated from the coding sequence ATGAAAGAGCAAGTTCAGCAAACAGGAGTAAGAAAATGGTTTGGCGACGATCTCGTATCGCTACAGGTTGAGACGCTCGATGCGTTTCAATCGTTTTTGCAGGATTTAGGTCCCGTAATTATTCAGGGGTTAAGCATCGATGGCAGTAACCTGGGCTCTGGGGTTGTTGCCATATCCCATGCCGACGGCTACAAGGTTGCTCGTTTTGCTGGGTTAGCCGATGTGGCTCAGTGGCCCGTGTATGTTTTTATCGAAAAAATTGTGGAGACGCGCGAGTATGGCGATACGCAGGTAAAGCCGGTATCGAATACCTACCGCGCAACCTTTGCCTACGAGCAACCTGCTGTTCCATTTCTAACCATTAACCAGAATGGAAATAACGCCTTCTACCTCGATACCATTTTAGCCGATGCCGCCAAGCTAAGCAAAGCCAACCGATTTGCCGAAAGCCAGCGGTTCGATAAGAAGGTGGGCATTGGTAAGGATGCCGATGCTGGCACCATGCTCGATGTAAATGGCCTAACGCAGCTCATGCAGGTGCTTCTACAGTCGTTTTCCTCCAGCGATTTTGTGGCAGGTATGAATGGGCAAGGCTTCTCGCTAGACGAAAATGGGCGCATGGAGATTAAGTCGCTGCTCGTTCGCAACGACATGACCGTGTTTGAACTCATTGTGCAGAAGTTGCGCAGCGTAGGGGGAATGCTGATTGTGAGCGTAGCCAACGGACAAATAAAGGAGGTAGAGGCAATAACAGGAGGTTACCGCTGCACGCTCGACAAGACCACCGAGATGCAAAACCCGTTTGTGGTGGGCGATTTGGTGAAGTGCCAAATGTTTAACGGCAATGTAAAATACTACTGGCGTAAGGTAGTTGCGGTAGATACCGACACCATCGACCTATCGGATACCGACAAGGATGGAACCGGAGTACCGGAGGCAGGCGATACCATTGTGCAGCTGGGCCACTCCACCGATGTAACCCGCCAGAATGCCATTGTTATAGATGCTACGGCTATTCCTAAAATCGACATACTGCAGGGTATTAGTGGCTTCTCGCTTACCAATAAGGTAACCACTCGGTTGGGAGACATGACCGACTTTGGCATGACCGGAATGGGCTTATATACTAATAACGCCAAGTTTACCGGTTACTCTGAAAAAACTGAGGTAGATGCCATTGCTGCCGGGCTGCAGGCTCAGATTGATGGCACCATTTCATCTTGGTTTTTCGACTACGAGCCAACGCTCGACAATGTTCCTGCTGTGAATTGGGGCGATGCCCAGGTTATGGAAATTCACCTTGGCGACCTATTCTACTGGACTTCGATGGGCTATGCCTATCGGTTTCAGAAAGTTGGAAGTGTATTCTCCTGGGCCAGAATTGCAGATACAGATATTACGTTGGCATTAGCCAACGCAGCATCGGCTCAAGCATCGGCCAATACAGCCAACGCGTTGCTGGCCGATATAGCCAGCGATGGAAAACTTACACCCAACGAAAAGCAGAGCACAAAAAAGGAATGGGCCATTATTCAAGCCGAATTTAGCGGGGTAGAATCGGCGGCAGATAACCTCAGTCTTATCTACGACGACTACGACGATGCGTACTATGCTCTGAATGCGTACATTATCCCGTTGCTGGCCAATATGACCACAACCAGCGTAATTGATGCTGCTACGTTCAACGGCATGTTCTCGACCTACTACACTCGAAAGTTAGAGATTCTTAACGCCATCAGCGCTGCAATTAACCTGACTGCCAGCGCTGCGTTAAACCAGGCTAATGCTGTTTTTCCTAGCGATGAAGGCTTAGTGGCACATTGGAGCTTCGACGACGATCCGATTATTCCGGACGGTTCAACTCCGGCCTACCTGAGTGCTGATAAGTGGGTAAAGGGCTTGGATGGTTGGAGTGGCAATAGTGGCGTGGCTGTTTCAGTTGAGCTCGGAGCTATTAAGGCAGATAATCCTAACAACGATAACGGTGCCTCTATTGAAAGAGGGTGGAGTGAATCTTTAAGAGGAAAATCAGCAATCATTAAGGTTCGTAGCAAAAACCCAATCCTAAGCTTTTGTTATTACTCTGGTAGTGATCTAGTTCATCCCGAAAACCCTGTAGTTATTGATCAATATAATTGGTTTGTTCGCTTGGACAACATACAGGTAAATAGCTTTCCATACCTATTCTTTTATGTGAATAATGGTGTTGTTGGAGAAACAGCGTGGTTTGATCTTATCTGGATTGGCAACGTTTCGTTTGCTAGTGAAGTTCGGGACAATTCAGGCAACGGAAATACGCTCTCGGCGGCAAATGGCAGCATAGCAGCACCTAGCGGAGTGAGTGGAAATTCTCGGCGTTTCAATGGTACAGAATACCTTTCAACAGACTCTACGAAATTTAGACTCCCTGCATTTTCATTTTCGGTTTGGTTTAACTCTCCTGGGATGGCTGCAGGCCAGACTGCGGGAGGTATATGGGCTAATACGTTTTTTTGCCGCCTATTTCAACAGCCGAATGGAACAATTTCTTGGTGGTTATGTGATGGAGCATCGTGGTATGACGTTTATTCTACAAAAACACTATTTGGATCATGGCACCATGCAGCCTGTATTTTCGATGGCACTACAATGTATCTTTATATAGATGGAATATTACACGCCTATCGAACCGCCACACTGCAATATCATTCCAATGAGTTTTTTGTTGGCTACGATCCTAACGACGTTCCTTATCACTTTAATGGTTTGCTCGACGAGGCTCGTTTCTACAGCAGAGCCCTAAACTCAAATGAAGTTCTCGGCCTTTATAAATACGTTACAAAAGGCAAGGCTGTTTCTGCAGACATCGAGGCTTCCTACCTAAAGAAAGCATTTTCTGAAGATACAAGTATTACTGGAGGTGTTGTTGCTAGCACACTGCTGAAGGTGGGGGCAACAAACTCTAACGGCGATTGGACCGAGCAGGCCGGTATTAATGGTGCAGGCACTGGAGCAGACACTCCGCGCGTATATGCAGGTGGTTCTTTACAGGATGCCATTAACCGAGTGGCAGGTAATACTTCAAAGCCTATGTCGGTAATTACCGAGGGAGGGGCCATTTATACCGACTCCGGAGAGATTGCCGGGGCCGAAATAACACCAGAAGGTATCGAAAAGGAGCAGTCAATTTCCGACGGGGGAGCCACATTTACCGGTAAGTTTAAGCTCGATTTTGTAAACCAGCTCATCAACTTTTTGCGCGACGGATCCTCAAAGCTGCTCTTGTCGGCAAAAAAGCTTACAAGCGGTATTCCAACACCAACCAACATCAACGTTGGAAGTGGAACATGGCAAAATGAGGTGCTACTTAATGCCAATCCATACACCAGCATAATGGGAACAATTGTTTATGCTGCCAGTGGAGCCTATGATACCACTGCCGTATTTTCCATGCGCGTAGATGCTCCAGAACCGGGCGCAACGGAAACTAGGGTAATTGCTGTTAGCCTTTCAGTAATGCTTAAAATTTGGGCAACCGATTCGAGCGGAAATAAGCTCTACCTTCTTGCCTCTAAGTCGGTTTACCTTAACATTGCCGACGAGAATGCACACCAGCTAACGGTAAAGTCCAACTTCACGGTTGAGAATGCAACCTATGTGCGTCACGAAATTTATATTCAATACAGCGATACCTCCTATATTTACTATGCCGGACCGCACGGAGTTGGTAGCTACAATAATCCAATATTGTGCAGTGTTTACCTCGATCAAGGAACGGTGAGCCATGCAGGGAACACCGAGAATTTTGAAATTGGATACTCAGGATTAAGAATTTTGGCACAAAATCTTTGGTTTTACTTCAACACCAAGGATACTGATAGTAAGCACCTCAGAATTCGCGGTAATGCCGAGCTAATAAATAAGATGGCAACGCAAACGCTCACCTTTGGAAATGGTGGGCTGGCCGTAAACCGATTGACCGTGGCAGGGTTACTCTGTAGCATCCGCGATACGGCTGGAGCCTACTCCATGCTGGCCGCAGACAAGGATAAAACTTGTATCAATTGCATTAACACCAGCGGGAGCATTACAGTAACGCTACCCGACATGAATGCTACGGAGGTGGTAGATGGCCAAACCATTTACTACAACGATGGCAGAGTGTTGCTTGTAACCACCAACACTCAGGGAGTTTCAGTTGTTCCTGTAAGTGGTCAAACGGTAAGAAATACCAGCTCGGTATCGCTCTCCTATAATACCGGATTTATGTTTATTGCCGACAGGGCGAGATTGAATTGGTTAATTGTTGGAGTTGGTTAA
- a CDS encoding DUF6549 family protein: MSIKTKITIAGAGLLVLLAMACYTLFGLWQTEKAARERMFGNVTAMAQGTKFNADSTQAQVKALVMQIKEVKKAFPELKAELKAHGVKLNKMEQYQESMLGVSASFNAEIKKKIDGRDTSLLVSYTDKWLHYISTQKQGDTTASVDFKMDVDLQQVIHRQRQPGFWGFLKKKELVQDMWTDNPHAKINYNRLIKVN, translated from the coding sequence ATGTCCATTAAAACTAAAATAACCATTGCTGGAGCGGGGCTACTTGTCCTGCTCGCAATGGCTTGCTACACCCTGTTTGGGCTATGGCAAACAGAAAAAGCAGCGCGCGAGCGCATGTTCGGCAACGTTACTGCTATGGCGCAGGGCACAAAGTTCAACGCCGACTCCACCCAAGCGCAGGTAAAAGCCTTGGTAATGCAAATAAAGGAGGTTAAAAAAGCCTTTCCTGAACTTAAGGCCGAGCTAAAGGCGCACGGCGTAAAGTTGAATAAGATGGAGCAATACCAGGAGAGCATGCTGGGTGTAAGCGCATCGTTCAATGCAGAAATAAAAAAGAAAATCGACGGTCGCGATACCTCACTCCTTGTCTCCTACACCGACAAATGGCTCCACTACATTTCAACACAAAAGCAGGGCGATACCACCGCATCTGTTGATTTTAAAATGGATGTAGACCTGCAGCAGGTTATTCACCGACAGCGGCAACCGGGTTTTTGGGGTTTTCTCAAAAAAAAAGAGCTGGTTCAGGATATGTGGACCGATAACCCACATGCGAAAATCAACTACAACCGCCTAATTAAAGTAAACTGA
- a CDS encoding CHAP domain-containing protein, whose protein sequence is MRYLAILICTLFYSLGGFSQNSLRDSLVSTFTGQIGVREATGHNDGPMVETYLASVNLSRGNPWCAAFVSYCLTQNHIANPKSGWAPNYFTKSSTIYIRGGLKNRTPMPGDVFGIWFESKGRIAHVGFIYRYTSTYTTSVEGNTNDAGSREGDGVYKKYRLTRQLYKISRYVH, encoded by the coding sequence ATGCGCTATCTCGCTATTCTTATTTGCACTCTATTTTATAGCCTTGGTGGTTTTAGTCAGAATTCCTTAAGGGATTCGCTGGTATCCACCTTTACCGGGCAAATCGGAGTTCGCGAGGCCACCGGCCACAACGATGGGCCTATGGTAGAAACCTACCTCGCATCGGTCAACCTGTCACGAGGAAACCCATGGTGTGCAGCCTTTGTGAGCTACTGCTTAACGCAAAACCACATTGCCAATCCTAAATCGGGCTGGGCACCAAACTACTTTACCAAGAGCAGCACCATTTATATTCGTGGCGGTCTCAAAAACCGCACACCTATGCCTGGTGATGTATTTGGTATTTGGTTCGAAAGCAAGGGTAGGATTGCGCACGTCGGTTTTATATACCGTTACACCAGCACCTACACCACCAGCGTGGAGGGCAATACGAACGATGCCGGATCCAGAGAGGGAGATGGTGTTTACAAAAAATACAGGTTAACCAGGCAGTTATACAAAATATCGAGGTATGTCCATTAA
- a CDS encoding phage holin family protein translates to MNITIPGIGIKAFLLTVAYFMPIREMVHAVVFLWLVDWILGVWKSLKANRKLTSYRFRKSITKITTYVLAIMSTFVLENTFLPDWSNLSNIVAGYVAFTELVSIYENMSEITGRKLMLELLTIIRRNFENFLKPKE, encoded by the coding sequence ATGAATATTACAATTCCGGGAATAGGCATTAAAGCCTTTCTGCTCACCGTTGCCTACTTTATGCCTATCCGCGAAATGGTGCATGCCGTAGTTTTCCTATGGCTTGTCGATTGGATTCTAGGCGTATGGAAAAGCCTAAAGGCCAACCGAAAGCTAACCAGCTACCGATTTCGCAAGAGCATAACAAAAATCACCACCTACGTGCTGGCCATAATGAGCACGTTTGTGCTGGAGAATACCTTCCTGCCCGATTGGAGCAACCTATCAAACATTGTGGCAGGATACGTGGCATTTACCGAGTTGGTAAGCATTTATGAAAATATGAGCGAAATAACCGGGCGCAAGCTCATGCTGGAACTGCTCACGATTATTCGCCGAAACTTTGAAAACTTCCTTAAACCTAAAGAATAA
- a CDS encoding phage tail tape measure protein: MAINETAKARVEIDGKDAEAEMNKLRAAAKELNAELKRTKEANDLTGWEKANAAMKENRAQQNALKIVTKDISGVMSNLSGSALADLTRAQRQLSAELKKSTQNTKEEKAAFAEKAAQLQAVNGQISKTKAQMSGMGTESQTMFGSMNDGVRKWGASIIGVVASITLLSNRLEKFRDEALAKEDAKNNLSALTGLDGENIAYLVEQADKLSTSTTDAGIRIKASSKDILDAYTLMGSAKPELLQNKEALGEVTKQALILAAAAKMETGPAVDGLASTMNQFSAGANEAGRYINVLAAGSKAGAVAIPDLTTSIIKSGTAASISGLSIEQLVGSIETIGEKGVKGELAGTNLKNVFLKLMAGADDTNPKVVGLGKALENLSNKNLDADGIIKIFGEDNYTVAQILVSNRKQVDYYTKAVTGTSVAYEQAQKNTSGMSAKLAQAKNQFSEAAQVVASKFNPIMLGATSTGTKLMQVLGMLPETLYRYGPTLLAAGAAFVAYGVAVNASIVLDKLKVLWTNNIIGSMKKLYLSLAANPWVAAAAGVAMLAAGIYELVREIKLANNPHKEFIDNLTKEKVAIGDAFDAAKRALPGSKERAAAIQLINEKYGQYLPNQLTEKSNLDEITKAQELATQALIRDIAIKSRRDELEKIGEEGAKKRTDGLKEYYKLIADKSGYAAAEQAEKEFLEITQQMSDLQAKGGRENYMKSIELANQLAGKWGETASKSKTLISVYAMNMKFEQQDLDKTKKFYDAYVDSIDKALSAKTDFSAKKPEATDPNGGNGAKGDKDAAFKALEEDYKRRKVLLDKELLTEKTTKDTHDFEMLKLDVAYYQARLATAQRYKEGVVDEEQALVNAKQAMLDKFQSLSTQEMTDIENYAKLSSSKAVDNMVQGAQAELDAQLKSWDEQDKAADDRAKKNLQLANKRAEEQKGIFEQTGAAFGELVGQQIAGQQLSAAAFGKSMLLIALDTLHGIVRMAIAQVWAGSLASPESIATWGAAGTAKAIMMSALIEAAFSVAKTVISASINQKASGDYTVIGAQDGKTYHAPYSGAAKTGYYPSPTLISEQGGEVVIDAPTVRNIRMNSPHILSSIMALRVPQHATGSYPAASGSQSDGNADLKALLLQQASLIASLNETMSKGISADISYTNLITKMNKVSAIDSKVSKK, from the coding sequence TTTCGGGGGTAATGAGCAACCTCTCTGGATCCGCGCTTGCCGATCTTACGCGCGCGCAGCGCCAGCTGAGCGCCGAGCTAAAAAAATCGACACAGAATACCAAGGAGGAGAAGGCCGCTTTTGCCGAAAAAGCAGCCCAGCTGCAGGCGGTAAACGGCCAAATTTCCAAAACAAAGGCGCAAATGTCAGGCATGGGCACCGAGTCGCAAACCATGTTTGGCAGCATGAACGATGGTGTACGCAAGTGGGGTGCCTCCATTATTGGCGTTGTGGCATCCATTACGCTGCTATCGAATAGGTTAGAGAAGTTTCGCGACGAAGCCCTTGCAAAGGAGGATGCCAAGAATAACCTTTCAGCGCTCACTGGGCTCGATGGCGAAAACATTGCCTACCTGGTGGAGCAGGCCGATAAGCTCTCCACCTCCACCACCGACGCGGGTATTCGTATTAAGGCCAGCAGCAAGGATATACTCGATGCCTACACGCTTATGGGTTCGGCCAAGCCGGAGCTGCTACAGAACAAGGAGGCGCTGGGCGAGGTAACTAAGCAGGCGCTTATTTTGGCGGCCGCCGCAAAAATGGAAACCGGTCCGGCCGTAGATGGGCTTGCCAGCACCATGAACCAATTCTCGGCTGGTGCCAACGAGGCTGGCCGATACATTAACGTGCTGGCCGCAGGAAGTAAGGCCGGTGCCGTAGCCATTCCCGACTTAACTACCTCTATTATAAAATCGGGAACTGCCGCCAGCATTTCTGGGTTGAGCATTGAGCAGCTGGTTGGCTCCATAGAAACCATTGGCGAAAAGGGAGTAAAGGGCGAGCTGGCCGGAACTAACCTTAAAAACGTTTTCTTAAAACTGATGGCCGGTGCCGACGATACCAATCCAAAGGTGGTTGGCTTGGGGAAGGCGCTCGAAAACTTATCCAACAAAAACCTCGATGCCGACGGAATAATTAAAATATTCGGGGAGGATAACTACACGGTAGCGCAAATACTTGTGAGCAACCGCAAGCAGGTCGATTACTACACCAAGGCCGTAACCGGAACCAGCGTGGCCTACGAGCAGGCGCAAAAGAATACCTCCGGCATGTCGGCAAAGCTGGCGCAGGCAAAAAACCAGTTTTCGGAGGCCGCTCAGGTGGTGGCATCCAAGTTTAACCCCATAATGTTAGGCGCTACCTCCACCGGAACTAAGCTAATGCAGGTGCTTGGCATGCTTCCCGAAACTCTTTACCGGTATGGACCAACGCTATTGGCTGCAGGAGCCGCGTTTGTAGCCTATGGTGTTGCGGTTAACGCATCCATTGTGCTCGATAAGCTAAAGGTTCTATGGACCAACAACATTATTGGTTCCATGAAGAAGCTATACCTATCGCTTGCCGCCAATCCGTGGGTTGCTGCTGCTGCGGGTGTGGCCATGCTTGCTGCAGGCATATACGAGCTGGTGCGCGAAATAAAGTTGGCCAACAACCCGCACAAGGAGTTTATTGACAACCTCACCAAGGAGAAGGTTGCCATTGGCGATGCCTTTGATGCCGCCAAGCGTGCGCTCCCCGGTTCCAAGGAGCGCGCTGCTGCCATACAGCTCATTAACGAGAAGTATGGGCAATACCTTCCCAACCAGCTAACAGAAAAATCGAACCTCGACGAAATTACAAAGGCGCAGGAGCTGGCCACGCAGGCACTCATTCGCGACATTGCCATTAAGTCGCGCAGGGATGAGCTGGAGAAAATTGGCGAAGAGGGTGCAAAGAAGCGCACCGATGGGCTTAAGGAATACTACAAGCTAATTGCCGACAAGAGCGGATACGCTGCAGCAGAGCAAGCCGAGAAAGAGTTTTTGGAGATTACCCAACAAATGTCCGACCTGCAGGCCAAGGGTGGCCGCGAAAACTACATGAAGTCCATAGAGCTAGCCAACCAGCTAGCGGGTAAGTGGGGCGAAACGGCCAGCAAATCGAAAACGCTCATTTCGGTTTACGCTATGAATATGAAATTTGAGCAGCAGGATTTGGATAAAACCAAGAAGTTCTACGATGCCTACGTAGATAGCATAGATAAGGCCCTATCGGCTAAAACCGATTTCTCAGCAAAAAAACCGGAGGCTACTGACCCCAATGGTGGAAACGGAGCCAAGGGCGATAAGGATGCTGCGTTTAAGGCGTTGGAAGAAGACTATAAGCGGCGCAAGGTTCTTCTCGATAAGGAATTGCTCACAGAGAAAACTACCAAGGATACGCACGACTTCGAAATGCTCAAGCTCGACGTGGCCTACTACCAGGCTCGACTGGCTACGGCTCAGAGATACAAGGAGGGCGTTGTTGACGAGGAGCAGGCGCTTGTTAATGCAAAGCAGGCCATGCTCGATAAGTTTCAATCGCTCTCAACGCAGGAGATGACCGATATTGAAAACTACGCCAAGCTGAGTTCGAGCAAGGCGGTAGATAATATGGTGCAGGGGGCGCAGGCCGAGCTGGATGCTCAGCTAAAGTCGTGGGACGAGCAGGATAAGGCTGCTGACGATCGGGCAAAGAAAAACCTTCAGCTGGCCAATAAGCGCGCTGAGGAACAAAAAGGAATATTTGAGCAAACAGGTGCCGCGTTTGGCGAGTTGGTAGGCCAGCAAATTGCTGGTCAGCAGCTATCGGCCGCCGCCTTTGGAAAGAGCATGCTGCTCATTGCCCTCGATACGCTGCATGGAATTGTCCGCATGGCTATTGCTCAGGTGTGGGCTGGTTCATTGGCATCACCGGAAAGTATTGCCACCTGGGGCGCAGCCGGAACAGCCAAGGCCATTATGATGTCGGCACTGATCGAGGCGGCTTTCTCTGTTGCCAAAACGGTTATTTCGGCCAGCATAAACCAAAAGGCTTCGGGCGATTACACCGTTATAGGTGCGCAGGATGGAAAAACATACCATGCACCCTACTCCGGTGCTGCCAAAACGGGCTACTACCCCTCTCCTACGCTCATAAGTGAGCAGGGTGGTGAGGTGGTTATTGATGCGCCCACGGTGCGCAACATACGCATGAATTCTCCCCACATTCTTAGCAGCATTATGGCGCTGCGCGTACCGCAGCATGCTACGGGTAGCTACCCTGCCGCTTCCGGTTCGCAATCCGATGGCAACGCCGACCTTAAGGCGCTGCTGCTCCAGCAGGCTTCGCTTATTGCCTCGCTCAACGAAACCATGAGCAAGGGCATATCTGCCGACATTAGCTACACTAACTTAATAACAAAAATGAATAAGGTGAGCGCTATCGATAGCAAGGTGAGTAAAAAATAG